A single window of Fischerella sp. PCC 9605 DNA harbors:
- a CDS encoding MFS transporter, with product MKSTGKRVSKIHQDKNFYIISLLTLMAILGGTIYNPALPTIANFFNVSSDRVSLVSTLFQFPGTIVTPIFGVLADTFGRKQVLVPSLLVFALGGALSGFAPNFRSLVEWRILQGIGTASLESLQLTIISDLYTGKKLTSVMAFVASLNGISSAIFPLIGGLLASFSWRYPFLTSLFAIPVAVMVLTTMKLPKQEHSVQNFQLKPYLKNTWRSINNRQVFGLLFAIMSLFMLQVGACLTYIPIFAGTKLGASEPVIGIILTSLSLSLALVASQLGLLTRHFSQIQLIKISFILSGLGLLIVPTVNNVWLLLIPIFFLGAAQGIAFPSTQALLAMLSSQESRAGFMGINSTIQSWGQTLGPLLGSIVDAIWGTQAVFYASAVFSFASFFVLNAVLTNSVTRLK from the coding sequence ATGAAATCCACCGGTAAAAGAGTGAGCAAAATCCACCAAGATAAGAATTTTTACATCATTAGTTTGTTGACACTAATGGCAATTTTAGGGGGAACAATTTATAATCCCGCACTGCCAACTATCGCAAATTTTTTCAATGTCTCAAGCGATCGAGTTTCACTAGTATCGACACTCTTTCAATTTCCAGGTACAATTGTGACTCCAATATTTGGAGTTTTAGCTGATACTTTTGGTAGAAAACAAGTCCTTGTTCCTTCACTGCTAGTTTTTGCCCTTGGCGGAGCTTTAAGCGGTTTTGCTCCTAACTTTCGTAGCCTTGTAGAATGGCGAATTTTGCAGGGTATTGGTACTGCTAGCCTAGAATCTCTGCAACTAACTATCATCAGCGATCTTTATACAGGGAAAAAGTTAACCTCTGTAATGGCATTTGTTGCCAGCTTGAATGGGATTAGTTCGGCAATTTTTCCTCTCATTGGTGGGTTATTAGCTTCTTTTAGTTGGCGATATCCATTTCTGACATCGTTATTTGCTATTCCAGTTGCAGTAATGGTGTTAACAACAATGAAGCTGCCAAAGCAGGAACATAGTGTACAAAATTTCCAACTTAAACCCTATCTAAAAAATACTTGGAGGAGCATTAACAATCGTCAGGTATTTGGACTGCTATTTGCAATAATGTCTCTGTTCATGCTGCAAGTAGGAGCCTGCTTAACTTACATCCCAATCTTTGCAGGAACTAAACTCGGTGCTTCTGAACCAGTCATTGGCATTATCTTAACTAGTCTATCATTATCCCTTGCCTTAGTTGCTTCCCAATTAGGATTATTGACGCGGCATTTCTCACAAATTCAACTCATTAAAATTTCTTTCATTCTTTCTGGTTTGGGATTATTGATTGTTCCTACAGTTAATAATGTTTGGCTGCTGTTGATTCCGATTTTTTTCCTGGGAGCAGCTCAAGGTATAGCATTCCCATCTACCCAAGCACTGTTAGCAATGCTTTCCTCACAAGAATCTAGAGCTGGTTTTATGGGGATAAACTCAACGATTCAGTCATGGGGACAGACACTTGGCCCCCTTTTAGGAAGCATCGTCGATGCAATTTGGGGAACACAAGCGGTCTTTTATGCTAGCGCCGTTTTTTCCTTTGCCTCATTTTTTGTTTTGAATGCTGTGCTGACTAATAGTGTGACACGACTAAAATGA